A genomic region of Devosia ginsengisoli contains the following coding sequences:
- a CDS encoding ABC transporter ATP-binding protein: MTDTSRPISNTRHDLGDHDRELILDARNVGVNFKVEGGVVHAVRNVSFQLHKGETIALVGESGSGKSVTARTLMKLLTKRATILPETKITLSGQDIVTMSDRDMRKLRGNDIAMIFQEPMSSLNPVYTIGQQLCEILHLHNRMSRKQAMDKAEALLTEVQIPEPRARLNNYPHQLSGGQRQRVMIAMALANRPDVLIADEPTTALDVTVQAQILNLIKDLKDKYGMAVILITHDLTIVRQFSDYVYVMQNGLVQEHNTTEALFANPQHAYTRHLLASEPKGTALPLEDGVHETVLEGKDVKVSFTLKRGGFFKPDFFELKAVDNLDIRLSRHETLGIVGESGSGKTTFGQALIRLIGNQGGEIFFDGERIDNRDRAAMRPLRSRMQIVFQDPFASLNPRMSIRQIIEEGLIVNGIGANSRERVERVRQALEDAGMPGNILQRFPHEFSGGQRQRIAIARAIALEPEFILLDEPTSALDLSVQAQIIDLLRKLQDERGLSYLFISHDLKVVRALCHRVMVMQHGKIVEQGPVADVLTKPQTEYTARLVRAAFEIAA; the protein is encoded by the coding sequence ATGACCGATACCAGCAGGCCCATCTCCAATACCCGCCACGACCTGGGCGATCACGACCGCGAGCTGATCCTCGACGCCCGCAATGTCGGGGTGAATTTCAAGGTCGAAGGCGGCGTGGTCCATGCCGTGCGCAATGTCTCGTTCCAGCTCCACAAGGGCGAAACCATCGCCCTGGTGGGCGAAAGTGGATCGGGTAAATCCGTGACCGCCCGCACGCTGATGAAGCTCCTGACCAAGCGCGCGACCATCCTGCCGGAGACCAAGATAACCCTCTCCGGCCAGGACATCGTGACCATGAGCGATCGCGATATGCGCAAGCTGCGCGGCAACGACATCGCCATGATCTTCCAGGAGCCGATGAGCTCGCTGAACCCGGTCTATACGATCGGCCAGCAGCTCTGCGAAATCCTGCACCTGCACAATCGCATGAGCCGCAAGCAGGCCATGGACAAGGCCGAGGCCCTGCTGACCGAAGTGCAGATTCCCGAACCACGGGCGCGCCTCAACAATTACCCGCACCAATTGTCGGGCGGGCAGCGCCAGCGCGTGATGATCGCCATGGCGCTGGCTAACCGGCCGGACGTGCTGATCGCCGACGAGCCCACCACCGCGCTCGACGTGACCGTGCAGGCGCAGATCCTCAACCTGATCAAGGACCTCAAGGACAAATACGGCATGGCGGTGATCCTGATCACCCATGACCTGACCATCGTCCGGCAGTTTTCCGACTATGTCTATGTGATGCAGAACGGACTGGTGCAGGAGCACAACACCACCGAGGCGCTGTTCGCCAATCCGCAGCATGCCTATACGCGGCACCTGCTGGCCTCCGAGCCCAAGGGCACGGCTCTGCCGCTGGAAGACGGCGTCCATGAGACGGTGCTTGAAGGCAAGGACGTCAAGGTCAGCTTCACCCTCAAGCGGGGCGGCTTCTTCAAGCCCGATTTCTTCGAACTCAAGGCCGTCGACAATCTCGATATCCGCCTGTCGCGCCACGAAACGCTCGGTATCGTGGGGGAATCCGGCTCGGGCAAGACCACCTTCGGGCAGGCGCTAATCCGGCTGATCGGCAATCAGGGCGGAGAGATTTTCTTCGACGGCGAGCGCATCGATAACCGGGATCGCGCCGCCATGCGACCACTGCGCAGCCGCATGCAGATCGTGTTCCAGGACCCCTTTGCGAGTCTGAACCCCCGCATGTCGATCCGCCAGATCATCGAGGAAGGGCTGATCGTCAATGGCATCGGCGCCAATAGCCGCGAGCGGGTCGAGCGGGTGCGGCAGGCGCTTGAGGATGCCGGCATGCCCGGCAATATCCTGCAGCGGTTTCCGCATGAATTTTCCGGCGGCCAGCGCCAGCGCATCGCCATTGCCCGGGCCATCGCGCTCGAGCCGGAATTCATCCTGCTCGACGAGCCGACCTCGGCGCTCGACCTTTCGGTGCAGGCCCAGATCATCGACCTGCTGCGCAAGCTGCAGGACGAGAGGGGCCTCAGCTATCTCTTCATCAGCCATGACCTCAAGGTCGTGCGCGCCCTCTGCCATCGTGTCATGGTCATGCAGCATGGCAAGATCGTCGAGCAGGGCCCGGTGGCCGATGTCCTCACCAAACCCCAGACCGAATATACGGCAAGGCTGGTCCGCGCCGCGTTCGAAATAGCCGCCTAG
- a CDS encoding alpha-glucosidase/alpha-galactosidase yields MANPKITFIGAGSAVFMKNIVGDILQRPALAGATIRLMDINPTRLEESEVIAKKLIATLGVSATVETYLDQKKALDGTNFVVVCFQIGGYEPSTVVDFDVPKKYNLRQTIADTLGVGGIMRGLRTVPHLWSICEDMLEVAPEAIMLQYVNPMAINTWAIAEKYPTIRQVGLCHSVQGTAMELANDLGIPYEEIRYRSAGINHMAFYLKFEHRQPDGSYRDLYPDLVRAYREGRAPKPTWNPRCPNKVRYEMLTRLGYFVTESSEHFAEYTPYFIKEGREDLIEKFGIPLDEYPKRCVEQIARWKQTSEDYRKADRIEVKQSKEYASSIVNSVWTGEPSVIYGNLRNNGVITSLPDNAAVEVPCLVDDNGVQPTYIGDLPPQLTALIRTNINVQELTVRALMEENREHVYHAAMMDPHTSAELDLEQIWNLVDDLTEAHGSMLPEWARTSPKQRVA; encoded by the coding sequence ATGGCAAACCCCAAGATCACCTTCATCGGCGCCGGCTCGGCGGTGTTCATGAAGAACATCGTCGGCGATATCCTGCAGCGCCCTGCCTTGGCAGGCGCCACGATACGGCTGATGGACATCAATCCGACCAGGCTGGAGGAAAGCGAGGTCATCGCCAAAAAGCTGATCGCCACGCTCGGCGTGTCGGCAACGGTGGAAACCTATCTCGACCAGAAGAAGGCGCTGGATGGCACAAATTTCGTCGTCGTCTGCTTCCAGATCGGCGGCTATGAGCCGTCGACAGTGGTCGATTTCGACGTGCCCAAGAAATACAACCTGCGCCAGACCATTGCCGATACGCTGGGCGTCGGTGGCATCATGCGCGGCCTGCGCACCGTGCCGCATCTGTGGAGCATCTGCGAGGACATGCTCGAAGTCGCCCCCGAGGCGATCATGCTGCAATATGTGAACCCGATGGCCATCAACACCTGGGCCATTGCCGAGAAATACCCCACCATCCGGCAGGTCGGCCTGTGCCATTCGGTGCAGGGCACGGCGATGGAGCTGGCCAACGATCTCGGCATTCCCTACGAGGAAATCCGCTACCGCTCGGCCGGCATCAACCACATGGCCTTCTACCTCAAATTCGAGCATCGCCAGCCCGATGGCTCCTATCGCGATCTCTATCCCGACCTGGTCCGCGCCTATCGCGAAGGCCGCGCCCCCAAGCCGACCTGGAATCCACGCTGCCCCAACAAGGTGCGCTACGAAATGCTGACCCGGCTGGGCTATTTCGTCACCGAAAGCTCCGAGCACTTCGCCGAATACACCCCCTATTTCATCAAGGAAGGGCGCGAGGACCTGATCGAGAAATTCGGCATTCCGCTGGACGAATATCCCAAGCGCTGCGTCGAGCAGATCGCCAGGTGGAAGCAGACCTCCGAGGACTATCGCAAGGCCGACCGCATCGAGGTCAAGCAATCCAAGGAATATGCCTCTTCCATCGTCAACTCGGTCTGGACCGGCGAACCTTCGGTGATCTACGGCAACCTGCGCAACAACGGCGTCATCACCAGCCTGCCTGACAATGCGGCGGTGGAAGTGCCGTGCCTCGTCGATGATAACGGCGTGCAGCCGACCTATATCGGCGACCTGCCGCCCCAGCTCACCGCGCTGATCCGCACCAATATCAATGTGCAGGAACTGACCGTACGGGCGCTGATGGAAGAAAACCGCGAACACGTCTATCATGCCGCCATGATGGATCCCCATACATCAGCCGAACTGGATCTTGAGCAGATCTGGAACCTCGTCGACGACCTCACCGAGGCCCATGGCAGCATGCTGCCCGAATGGGCCCGCACTTCCCCGAAGCAGCGCGTGGCGTAA
- a CDS encoding ABC transporter substrate-binding protein: protein MFTRRLLIALALAAGLSAPAAAQSFPVTVEHVYGSTTIPAAPKRVVSVGMHEQDFLYALGIAPVGVKEWWGDHPYATWPWAEAARRAVGAEPEVMDTDGVNLEWVLAQDPDLIIAIYVTMDEARYAELSKIAPTIVTPAGYQPWGAPWQAELAIIDQATSGNTEKSDAIVADFDARYAAARAEFPQLAGKTGTNIYVREEGGFTVWSQDDLASKFLIDLGLAFPPELQALAQEDNRIDISEENMRLLDMDVAIWPIEDAANGEQAKVEAMPLYQNLDLAREGRSLWLDDGKGLAYAAMSWQTPLSLGYLLDILPPALAAAVDGDVATEVVVPQAE, encoded by the coding sequence ATGTTCACACGTCGTCTTTTAATCGCCCTGGCGCTGGCCGCCGGCCTCTCTGCACCAGCCGCGGCGCAGTCCTTTCCCGTCACCGTGGAGCATGTCTACGGCAGCACAACGATCCCGGCGGCCCCCAAGCGCGTCGTGTCGGTGGGCATGCATGAACAGGATTTCCTCTACGCGCTCGGCATCGCGCCGGTCGGCGTCAAGGAGTGGTGGGGCGATCACCCCTACGCCACCTGGCCCTGGGCCGAGGCGGCGCGCCGGGCGGTAGGCGCCGAGCCGGAAGTGATGGATACCGACGGCGTCAATCTGGAATGGGTGCTGGCGCAGGACCCCGACCTGATCATCGCCATCTATGTGACCATGGACGAAGCGCGCTATGCCGAACTGTCCAAGATCGCCCCGACCATCGTGACCCCGGCCGGCTACCAGCCCTGGGGCGCACCGTGGCAGGCAGAACTTGCCATCATCGACCAGGCCACTTCGGGCAATACCGAAAAGTCCGACGCCATCGTCGCCGATTTCGATGCCCGCTATGCCGCCGCCCGCGCCGAATTCCCGCAATTGGCCGGCAAGACCGGCACCAATATTTATGTGCGGGAAGAAGGCGGCTTTACCGTGTGGAGCCAGGACGACCTGGCCAGCAAGTTCCTCATCGATCTCGGCCTCGCCTTCCCACCCGAATTGCAGGCGCTGGCCCAGGAAGACAATCGCATCGATATCAGCGAGGAGAATATGCGCCTGCTCGACATGGATGTCGCCATCTGGCCGATCGAGGACGCCGCCAATGGTGAGCAGGCCAAGGTGGAGGCCATGCCGCTCTATCAGAATCTCGATCTCGCCAGGGAGGGCCGCTCGCTCTGGCTCGATGACGGCAAGGGCCTGGCCTATGCCGCCATGAGCTGGCAGACGCCGCTCTCGCTGGGCTATCTGCTCGATATCCTGCCCCCGGCTC